From Acetonema longum DSM 6540:
AGTGCTGATACCCGTCATCTAAAATGATGACCTGGGCCTTGAGCTCTTTCACAGCGTAAGCGCCGGTAACCGACCGGTTTTTGCCGATCACCACCGGCACGCCAGGCAGGCTTTTCGCCAACAGATAGGCTTCATCACCGGCTTCCTGAACGGTCATGCAGATATTCCTGCCGTCAGATACCAGACCGACCTCATCCCGCCAGGAAGAACGATAGCCCCGGTTCAGGATTACCACCCGGTAACCCATGTCCCGGATGACAGCGGCCAGCCGCTGGGCGGTGGGAGTTTTGCCGGTGCCGCCTACCGTAATGTTTCCCAGACAGAAGACGAGGCAGGACAATTTATGCTGTTGCAAGATCCCCAGGCGGTACATAGCCAGGGTGATCCAGACTATGCCGCCGTAAAACCAGGACAAGACGCGAAGACACCCCAGAAGCAGCTTATTGGCCAAGCCGCCCTGTTCTCCGTGTACCAACCGGTATAAATATTCCTGTACCGCATCTTTTCTCTGGTGCATCTGTCAGCCCTCTGTATTAGAAAGTATCGCGTCATACGCCCATGATCATAAAAATTCTTAGTCCGATTGAGTCTTCCCCGCCAGCATTTCTTGCAAGTGCCTGGCATTGCGCCGGGCAGCGCCGCGGTTTTCATTAACCACCGTCAGAGAATTTTCTCCCATCCGGCGCCGCAGCTCCCGGTCAGCTAATAGCCGTCCGATCGTGTCCGTCAGCTCCTGCTGGTTATGAACCGTCAGGCAGCAGTCCCGGCCGGTCAACAAGGCATAAATCTCTTTGAAATTGAACATGTGGGGCCCTACCAGGACCGGTTTGCCATGAGCCGCCGGCTCCAGGATATTGTGCCCGCCATGGGATATAAGACTGCCCCCGACAAAAATGATCTCACCGATAGAGTAAACCTTCCCCAGTTCTCCGATGGTATCCAAAATAATGATATCCGGGTCCGGCCGGTCGTCAGGCTCTTCTGTCAAAGCCGTGCGCTTGGCGACGACCCAGTTTTGCTGCTGAACCAGCAGGCGAATCTCTTCCGCCCGGGAGATCTCCCGGGGCGCCAGGACCATCTGCAGTCCGGGACAATCCTGCCGGGCCTGCAAAAAGGCTGCCAGCAGCATTTCTTCCTCCCTTTTATGGGTGCTGCCGGCCACGATCACCGGCTGATCCGGGCGCAGCCTGAGCATACGGCAGATTTCCTGCTTTTGTGCGGTTGTAATTTCCGTGTAGGTCTGATCAAACTTGGTGTTGCCGCCCACCACCACTCGCCGGGGATCGGCCCCTAATTGGATGATATGCTTGGCATCAATATTTGATTGCATAGAAAATAAGCGGATGCCGGACAGCATGTCGGATAGAACCTTTCCCAAATAGTGGTAGCGCCTCACGCTTTTATCGCTGATCCGTCCGTTGACCATCATGACCGGTATGTCGTGTTGGCGCAAAGCGGCCAGGAAATTAGGCCACAGTTCGGTTTCAACCATGACAAAGGCCCGGGGTTGAATCCGGCTTACGACCTTATTGACAATCCAGGGCAAATCCGCCGGAAAATGAATGATCACATCAGCTTCCCCACCAATAATATTGTTCGCCATCTTATAACCGCTGGCGGTCAGTACCGACACCAGCACCGGATAATCCGGCATCAGACGTTTGATCTCTTTGACAATCGGGCTGGCGGCTACCATCTCGCCGACAGAAGCCGCGTGGACCCAGATACAGCGCCGGTTCTTCAATTCTTCCAGTTCCTGTACGGAGAAAATGCCTAAGGACTGCCGGACCCGGTGTCCAAAGCCTTTTTCCCGTCTGACCAGCCGGAGCAGAAGGAGCGGCGTTGCCAGCAGGATCAACACGATCAACACTATATTATAGATTAACCACATGCCAGATACCCCGTTTCCCTGTCTGCTACTCGGCGAACTGCACTTTGTACAGCTTATCGTATAAACCGCCGGCGCGAATGAGTTCCTCATGGGTACCCGTCTCTACGATCCGGCCTTTTTCCATGACAATAATAATATTCGCCCGCTGAATGGTGGACAGACGATGGGCAATCACCAGAGAGGTCCGTCCCACCATTAGTTGATCCAGAGCTTCCTGGACCAGTTTTTCGCTTTCGGCATCCAAGGCCGAAGTAGCCTCATCCAGGATCAAAATGCGGGGGTTTTTCAGGATAGCCCGGGCAATAGCAATCCGCTGCCGCTGTCCGCCGGATAGTTTCGAGCCCCGGTCGCCGATCTGGGTGTCATAGCCTTCCGGCATCTCGCTGATAAATTGATGGGCGTTAGCCGCCTTGGCGGCCGCGATGACCTGTTCTTCCCCGGCCTCCAGGTCGCCATAGAGGATATTTTCATACACAGTCCCGTTAAACAGGACTGTTTCCTGCGGGACGATGCCGATCTGCTGGCGCAGTGAGGCCAGAGTCACGGTCTTAATGTCAATACCGTCAATCATCACCTGACCATCGGTGGGATCGTAGAAGCGGGGAATCAGGTTGGCGATAGTCGATTTTCCGGCGCCGCTGGGTCCCACGATAGCTACCATCTGTCCCGGCTTGACGGCGACTGAAACCTGATTCAGGACCAGTTCACCAGGTTTGTAGGAAAAATTCACATCCCTGAGAGCCACATGACCTTCAATGCGAGGCAGCACGGTGGCGTCAGGGGCATCCTGGATATCGGGCTCGGTATCCAGCACCTCAAACACCCGCTGGGCCGCAGCCAGAGCCTTTTGAATGTTGGCATATACCCGGGTCAGGCGCTTGATGGGATTGGAAAGATTCACGGTGTAAATCAAAAAGGCGATTAAAGCGCCGGAGGTCAGATTGCCGTTGATAACCTCCAGGCCGCCGTACCAGATGATGATCGTCACCCCTAATGCCGCCAGGAACTCAATCAGCGGCGTTAAGGTGGACATTAACTGGACTACTTTCATCTGAGCCCGGAAGTTTCTGTGATTTTCCTGGCCAAACCGTTCAATTTCATAGTCTTCCCGGGAAAAGGACTTTACTACCCGGATAGCGGAAATGGTTTCCTGGAGCACCGCGGTGATGTCCGCTGCCCGTTCCTGGGATATCCGGCCGGCGTTGCGCAGTTTTTTGCCAAACACATTAATCGCGTGGGCTACTAAAGGCAGGGTGATCAGAGTCAGCAGGGTCAGTTTCCAGTGGAGGTACAGCATGGCCCCCAGCGATCCAAAGAGGATCACTGATTCAGTGACCATGTCAATGACATTTTCCACCATGGCGTTCTGCAGGGCGCTGACGTCATTAGTAACATAGCTCATGATGGTCCCGGTTTTGCGGGATTCGTAGTAGGAAAGGGACAGTTTCTGCAAATGGCGATAGACTTTCTGGCGGATATCAATAATCACCCTTTGCCCGATACGGGACATCAGGTAATGCTGTCCGAAGAAGAATATGCCGCGCAGCAAATACACAAACACAATACCGATGGCAATGGTATTCAACATGTCCATATCCCGGTCGGCCAGCACTTCGTCGATTACGCTTTTAATGATCCAGGGCACGTACAGGTTGGCTGCCGAAGCCATAATAATGCAGACAACGGCCAGAGCAAACCAGGGAAGATATGGCTTCACATGATTGATCAAACGCAGGTACAGTTTCACTCTCTTACCCCCTCCCGGTTCACCCGGGCTACGGTCAGCACCGTCTGAGCCACCCGCTCCACAGCGCCTCTCTCCCCTAATTTTTGTCGCACCAGGGCCAAATCAGCCAGAACCTGAGTCCGTTTTTCGCCGTCCGCCAGAAGCGGCTGCAATTGAGCGGCAATTTCCTCCGGCCGGGCGGCATCCTGAACGAGTTCCGGAATCACCTGCCGGCCGGCAATGATATTGGGCAGACCAATGTGGGGGATCTTGACCAGCCATTTGCCCAACCAGTAAGTCAGGAAGTTCAGCCGATAGATAATCACCGACGGGACGTTCATCAGGGCGGCTTCCAGGGTAACAGTGCCGGAAGCGGCAATGGCCGCCTGACTGATTTGCATCAGGTCATAGATATTGTCCCGGATGGTCTTCACATTCAGGGAATACTGGGCCAGCATCCTTTTTATCATATCTTCCGGAATGGTGGCGGCCACGGGAAGGTAATATTGAACGCCGCTTACCGTCTGGCTGACGATAGTCGCAGCCTCCAGCATCAGCGGCAGCAAATTTTCGATTTCCTGGCGACGGCTTCCCGGCAGCAAGAGTACAACCGGCTTGCCAGAGTCGGCGTCAAAATAGCGATAGGCTTCTTCCTTCGGCATCGATGGCCGTACAATATCCAACAGGGGATGACCGACAAATTCCACATCCGCCCCGACCTCCCGGTACACATCCGCCTCAAAGGGAAAGATGGCCGCCACCTTGCTGACAGTTTGGGCTACTTCCCTGGCCCGGCCTTTACCCCAGGCCCAGGCTGAAGGACTGATATAGGAAATGATGGGAATGCCTTTTTCCTTGGCCACTTTGGCCAGTCTCATGTTAAAACCGGGATAGTCAATCACCACCAGCGCGTCGGGCCGGCGCTCATCCATGGCGGCAGCCAGCTGGTCCCGCAGCCGAAACAGCCGGGGCAGGCTTCTGATGACCTCGACGACGCCAATGACTCCAAGGTCGGCAATATCATAGAGAATTTCGACCCCGGCTTCCCGCATATGTTTACCGCCCATGCCGAACAGCCGGCAGTCCGGGGCTATGGTTTTAAGCGCCCGGGCCACAGCAGCGCCATGAAGGTCGCCGGACGCCTCGCCGGCGGAGAGCATGATGTTCAGCATACCTTACCTCCCAATAATGAGTCTGTGTCAAAAGGCCCGTCATGATGCCAGGGGATCTTTTGCATCAGTCTCGTCGCAAAACATAGAAATACACAGAGACATGGATAACACCAGTCAGTCTAGTCATAGTGTAACTCGCTTCTTGGTGTCTCTATGCCTCTGTGATAAAATTTACATGGCAACGACAGTTATAGAATGTTGGTCGGCCAGGGCCAGCACTTCCTCTTTGTTCACCAGCAGGACTTTACCGGCCTCCATTACCAGCGCTGCAACGCCGGCTTCGATCATGGAACGGAGGGTATCCGGGCCGATGCCCGGTACGTCAAACCGCTGGTCCTGCTGAGGTTTAGCGGCTTTCGCCACCACTGCCCCGCCCCGGCCCAGGGCGCCGCCCCGCCGGATGCAGGCGTCAGTGCCTTCGATGGCTTCTACTGCCAAGACAGCCTGGTTTTTTACCACTACCGTTTGTCCAATGTCCAGACGGCCGATTTCTCGGGCCATCTTTAAACCGAATTCCATATCGGCCTGTTCGGCGGCAGTAGGCTTTCTCTGGCT
This genomic window contains:
- the msbA gene encoding lipid A export permease/ATP-binding protein MsbA yields the protein MKLYLRLINHVKPYLPWFALAVVCIIMASAANLYVPWIIKSVIDEVLADRDMDMLNTIAIGIVFVYLLRGIFFFGQHYLMSRIGQRVIIDIRQKVYRHLQKLSLSYYESRKTGTIMSYVTNDVSALQNAMVENVIDMVTESVILFGSLGAMLYLHWKLTLLTLITLPLVAHAINVFGKKLRNAGRISQERAADITAVLQETISAIRVVKSFSREDYEIERFGQENHRNFRAQMKVVQLMSTLTPLIEFLAALGVTIIIWYGGLEVINGNLTSGALIAFLIYTVNLSNPIKRLTRVYANIQKALAAAQRVFEVLDTEPDIQDAPDATVLPRIEGHVALRDVNFSYKPGELVLNQVSVAVKPGQMVAIVGPSGAGKSTIANLIPRFYDPTDGQVMIDGIDIKTVTLASLRQQIGIVPQETVLFNGTVYENILYGDLEAGEEQVIAAAKAANAHQFISEMPEGYDTQIGDRGSKLSGGQRQRIAIARAILKNPRILILDEATSALDAESEKLVQEALDQLMVGRTSLVIAHRLSTIQRANIIIVMEKGRIVETGTHEELIRAGGLYDKLYKVQFAE
- a CDS encoding 3-deoxy-D-manno-octulosonic acid transferase codes for the protein MWLIYNIVLIVLILLATPLLLLRLVRREKGFGHRVRQSLGIFSVQELEELKNRRCIWVHAASVGEMVAASPIVKEIKRLMPDYPVLVSVLTASGYKMANNIIGGEADVIIHFPADLPWIVNKVVSRIQPRAFVMVETELWPNFLAALRQHDIPVMMVNGRISDKSVRRYHYLGKVLSDMLSGIRLFSMQSNIDAKHIIQLGADPRRVVVGGNTKFDQTYTEITTAQKQEICRMLRLRPDQPVIVAGSTHKREEEMLLAAFLQARQDCPGLQMVLAPREISRAEEIRLLVQQQNWVVAKRTALTEEPDDRPDPDIIILDTIGELGKVYSIGEIIFVGGSLISHGGHNILEPAAHGKPVLVGPHMFNFKEIYALLTGRDCCLTVHNQQELTDTIGRLLADRELRRRMGENSLTVVNENRGAARRNARHLQEMLAGKTQSD
- the lpxB gene encoding lipid-A-disaccharide synthase, whose amino-acid sequence is MLNIMLSAGEASGDLHGAAVARALKTIAPDCRLFGMGGKHMREAGVEILYDIADLGVIGVVEVIRSLPRLFRLRDQLAAAMDERRPDALVVIDYPGFNMRLAKVAKEKGIPIISYISPSAWAWGKGRAREVAQTVSKVAAIFPFEADVYREVGADVEFVGHPLLDIVRPSMPKEEAYRYFDADSGKPVVLLLPGSRRQEIENLLPLMLEAATIVSQTVSGVQYYLPVAATIPEDMIKRMLAQYSLNVKTIRDNIYDLMQISQAAIAASGTVTLEAALMNVPSVIIYRLNFLTYWLGKWLVKIPHIGLPNIIAGRQVIPELVQDAARPEEIAAQLQPLLADGEKRTQVLADLALVRQKLGERGAVERVAQTVLTVARVNREGVRE